Proteins from a genomic interval of Harpia harpyja isolate bHarHar1 chromosome 7, bHarHar1 primary haplotype, whole genome shotgun sequence:
- the LOC128143742 gene encoding TGF-beta receptor type-2-like produces MGYWRRPGLLSLLLLSFSCSAGARRSLKTNLCKWCDSTPPACEEKVCYSNCNLNSYCEDPYEICVAIWRQDNESIRISTLCHNPHRPIENLMVPNYNTSRCIMTHQPSEDGIIYICGCVDEQECNDKLIFENHTNGYSMLQSKEVIPVAAISLLPPLLVAVMITVTFYLCRTQKRRKRAKAWGGKPGQPPALPEPGRSAEREEKLSVLMDESPASPSPTGTSSRPAELLPIELDEMVGKGQFAEVWRAKLSHSRSGQYETVAVKIFPCEEYSSWKNESQIFTDASLKHDSVLRFLTAEDRGTGPRREYWLITAYHSRGNLKDYLSHHVLSWMDLQKMAGSLVSGVAHLHSDYTACGRPKIPIAHRDIKSTNVLVKNEQECVLCDFGIAIRLDPSLTVDDFANSGQVGTARYMAPEVLESRVNLEDLESFKQMDVYSMALVLWEMASRCEVVGEVKNYELPFGSKVQEQPCVDTMRDIVLHGRGRPEIPSSWLVHQGMRFLCDTITECWDHDPEARLTAHCVAERFNLMAQMDCDDILNNNTDNEASKTASPGREHQDSDGSRNMQ; encoded by the exons ATGGGTTACTGGAGGAGACCGGGTCTGCTTTCCTTACTGCTGCTCTCCTTCT cctgcagtgccgGCGCTCGCCGCAGCCTGAAGACCAACCTGTGCAAGTGGTGCGACTCCACGCCGCCGGCCTGCGAGGAGAAGGTGTGCTACAGCAACTGCAACCTCAACTCCTACTGCGAGGACCCCTACGAGATCTGCGTGGCCATATG GAGACAGGACAACGAAAGCATCAGGATCAGCACGCTCTGCCACAACCCCCACCGCCCCATCGAAAACCTCATGGTCCCCAATTACAACACCTCGCGCTGCATCATGACCCATCAGCCCAGTGAGGATGGGATCATCTACATCTGCGGCTGCGTGGATGAGCAGGAGTGCAACGATAAACTTATCTTTGAAAACCACACCAATG GCTACTCCATGCTGCAGAGCAAAGAGGTGATCCCGGTGGCCGCCATCAGCCTCCTGCCGCCGCTGCTGGTGGCGGTGATGATCACGGTGACATTTTACCTCTGCCGCACGCAGAAGCGGCGCAAGAGGGCCAAGGCGTGGGGCGGGAAACCGGGACAGCCGCCGGCGCTGCCAGAGCCCGGGAGGTCTGCCGAGCGGGAGGAGAAGTTGTCCGTGCTGATGGACGAGAGCCCGGCCAGTCCCAGCCCCACCGGCACCAGCAGCCGCCCCGCCGAGCTGCTCCCCATCGAGCTGGACGAGATGGTGGGCAAAGGGCAGTTCGCGGAGGTGTGGAGGGCCAAGCTGAGCCACAGCCGCTCGGGGCAGTACGAGACGGTGGCCGTGAAGATCTTCCCCTGCGAGGAGTACTCCTCCTGGAAGAACGAGAGCCAGATCTTCACCGACGCCAGCCTCAAGCACGACAGCGTCCTGCGGTTCCTCACCGCCGAGGACCGGGGCACGGGGCCCCGCCGGGAGTACTGGCTGATCACCGCCTACCACAGCCGGGGCAACCTCAAGGACTACCTTTCTCACCACGTCCTGAGCTGGATGGACCTGCAGAAGATGGCGGGCTCCCTGGTGAGCGGGGTGGCCCACCTCCACAGCGACTACACCGCCTGCGGCAGGCCGAAAATCCCCATCGCCCACCGGGACATCAAAAGCACCAACGTCCTGGTGAAGAACGAGCAGGAGTGCGTGCTCTGCGACTTCGGCATCGCCATACGCCTCGACCCTTCCCTGACGGTGGACGACTTTGCCAACAGCGGGCAG GTGGGCACTGCTAGGTACATGGCCCCGGAGGTCCTGGAGTCCAGGGTGAACCTGGAAGACCTGGAGTCTTTCAAGCAGATGGACGTCTACTCCATGGCCCTCGTTTTGTGGGAAATGGCCTCCAGATGCGAAGTGGTAGGAG AGGTAAAGAATTACGAGCTGCCTTTTGGGTCAAAAGTCCAGGAGCAGCCCTGCGTGGACACCATGAGGGACATCGTGCTGCATGGCAGAGGGCGACCCGAGATCCCAAGCAGCTGGCTGGTGCATCAG GGAATGCGTTTTCTGTGTGACACCATCACAGAGTGCTGGGACCACGACCCCGAGGCTCGCCTCACTGCTCACTGCGTGGCCGAGCGCTTCAACCTGATGGCACAGATGGATTGTGACGACATCCTCAACAACAACACGGACAACGAGGCCAGCAAAACagcttctccaggcagggagcaCCAGGACAGTGACGGGAGCAGAAATATGCAGTGA